A region from the Mustela erminea isolate mMusErm1 chromosome 2, mMusErm1.Pri, whole genome shotgun sequence genome encodes:
- the LOC116582382 gene encoding 60S ribosomal protein L35-like yields the protein MAKIKARDLRGKKEELLKQLEDLKVELSQLRVAKVTGGAASKLSKIRVVRKSIARVLTVINQTQKENLRKFYKGKKYKPLDLRPKKTRAMRRRLNKHEENLKTKKQQRKERLYPLRKYAVKARALTPIKQTNWKKKKKKKKMFSA from the exons ATGGCCAAGATTAAGGCTCGAGACCTTCGCGGCAAGAAGGAGGAGCTGCTTAAACAGCTGGAAGACCTGAAGGTGGAGCTGTCCCAGCTGCGCGTCGCCAAAGTGACAGGCGGCGCGGCTTCCAAGCTCTCCAAGATCCGAGTTGTTCGCAAATCCATCGCCCGTGTTCTCACAGTCATCAACCAGACGCAGAAAGAGAACCTCAGGAAATTTTACAAGGGTAAGAAGTACAAGCCCCTGGATCTGCGGCCCAAGAAGACGCGTGCCATGCGCCGGCGGCTGAACAAGCACGAGGAGAACCTGAAGACCAAGAAGCAACAGCGGAAGGAGCGGCTATACCCGCTGCGGAAATACGCGGTCAAAGCCCGAGCACTGACGCCAATAAAAcagacaaactggaaaaaaaaaaaaaaaaaaaaaaa AATGTTTTCAGCCTAA